The following coding sequences are from one Eptesicus fuscus isolate TK198812 chromosome 7, DD_ASM_mEF_20220401, whole genome shotgun sequence window:
- the RARG gene encoding retinoic acid receptor gamma isoform X2, translating into MYDCLETFAPGPRRLYGAVGPGAGLLRRATGSSCFAGLESFAWPQPASLQSVETQSTSSEEMVPSSPSPPPPPRVYKPCFVCNDKSSGYHYGVSSCEGCKGFFRRSIQKNMVYTCHRDKNCIINKVTRNRCQYCRLQKCFEVGMSKEAVRNDRNKKKKEVKEEGSLDSYELSPQLEELITKVSKAHQETFPSLCQLGKYTTNSSADHRVQLDLGLWDKFSELATKCIIKIVEFAKRLPGFTGLSIADQITLLKAACLDILMLRICTRYTPEQDTMTFSDGLTLNRTQMHNAGFGPLTDLVFAFAGQLLPLEMDDTETGLLSAICLICGDRMDLEEPEKVDKLQEPLLEALRLYARRRRPSQPYMFPRMLMKITDLRGISTKGAERAITLKMEIPGPMPPLIREMLENPEMFEDDSSQTGPHPKASSKDEVPGGQGKGGRSPQPDQGP; encoded by the exons ATGTACGACTGCCTGGAAACATTTGCCCCGGGTCCGCGACGGCTGTACGGGGCTGTCGGGCCCGGGGCCGGCTTGCTGCGCAGAGCCACGGGCAGCTCCTGTTTCGCCGGACTCGAGTCTTTTGCCTGGCCGCAACCCGCCAGTCTGCAAT cggtGGAGACGCAGAGCACTAGCTCTGAGGAGATGGTGCCCAGCTCACCCtcgccccctccacctcctcggGTCTACAAGCCATGCTTCGTGTGCAATGACAAGTCCTCTGGCTACCACTATGGGGTCAGCTCTTGTGAAGGCTGCAAG GGCTTCTTCCGACGCAGCATCCAGAAGAACATGGTGTACACATGTCACCGAGACAAAAACTGTATCATCAACAAGGTGACCCGGAATCGCTGCCAGTACTGTCGGCTACAGAAGTGCTTTGAAGTGGGCATGTCCAAGGAAG CTGTGCGGAATGAccggaacaagaaaaagaaagaggtgaaggaAGAAGGCTCGCTTGACAGCTATGAGCTGAGCCCCCAATTAGAAGAGCTCATCACCAAGGTCAGCAAAGCCCATCAGGAGACCTTCCCTTCACTCTGCCAGCTGGGAAAATACACCACG AACTCCAGTGCAGACCACCGGGTGCAGCTGGATCTGGGACTGTGGGACAAGTTCAGTGAGCTGGCCACCAAGTGCATCATCAAGATTGTGGAGTTTGCCAAGCGGCTGCCCGGCTTTACAGGGCTCAGCATTGCTGACCAGATTACTCTGCTCAAGGCCGCCTGCCTGGACATCCTG ATGCTTCGGATCTGCACAAGGTACACCCCGGAGCAGGACACCATGACCTTCTCTGACGGGCTGACCCTGAACCGGACTCAGATGCACAACGCTGGCTTTGGACCCCTCACTGACCTCGTCTTTGCCTTTGCTGGGCAGCTCCTGCCACTGGAGATGGATGACACAGAGACCGGGCTGCTCAGTGCCATCTGCCTCATCTGCGGAG ACCGCATGGACCTGGAGGAACCTGAAAAAGTGGACAAGCTACAGGAGCCACTGCTGGAAGCCCTGAGGCTCTAtgcccggcggcggcggcccagCCAGCCCTACATGTTCCCAAGGATGCTCATGAAAATCACTGACCTCCGGGGCATCAGCACCAAGG GAGCAGAAAGGGCCATTACCCTGAAGATGGAGATTCCAGGCCCGATGCCTCCCCTGATTCGAGAGATGCTGGAGAACCCTGAAATGTTTGAGGACGACTCCTCGCAGACCGGTCCCCACCCCAAGGCCTCTAGCAAGGATGAGGTTCCAGGGGGCCAGGGCAAAGGGGGCCGGAGCCCtcagcctgaccagggcccctgA
- the RARG gene encoding retinoic acid receptor gamma isoform X4, translating to MVPSSPSPPPPPRVYKPCFVCNDKSSGYHYGVSSCEGCKGFFRRSIQKNMVYTCHRDKNCIINKVTRNRCQYCRLQKCFEVGMSKEAVRNDRNKKKKEVKEEGSLDSYELSPQLEELITKVSKAHQETFPSLCQLGKYTTNSSADHRVQLDLGLWDKFSELATKCIIKIVEFAKRLPGFTGLSIADQITLLKAACLDILMLRICTRYTPEQDTMTFSDGLTLNRTQMHNAGFGPLTDLVFAFAGQLLPLEMDDTETGLLSAICLICGDRMDLEEPEKVDKLQEPLLEALRLYARRRRPSQPYMFPRMLMKITDLRGISTKGAERAITLKMEIPGPMPPLIREMLENPEMFEDDSSQTGPHPKASSKDEVPGGQGKGGRSPQPDQGP from the exons ATGGTGCCCAGCTCACCCtcgccccctccacctcctcggGTCTACAAGCCATGCTTCGTGTGCAATGACAAGTCCTCTGGCTACCACTATGGGGTCAGCTCTTGTGAAGGCTGCAAG GGCTTCTTCCGACGCAGCATCCAGAAGAACATGGTGTACACATGTCACCGAGACAAAAACTGTATCATCAACAAGGTGACCCGGAATCGCTGCCAGTACTGTCGGCTACAGAAGTGCTTTGAAGTGGGCATGTCCAAGGAAG CTGTGCGGAATGAccggaacaagaaaaagaaagaggtgaaggaAGAAGGCTCGCTTGACAGCTATGAGCTGAGCCCCCAATTAGAAGAGCTCATCACCAAGGTCAGCAAAGCCCATCAGGAGACCTTCCCTTCACTCTGCCAGCTGGGAAAATACACCACG AACTCCAGTGCAGACCACCGGGTGCAGCTGGATCTGGGACTGTGGGACAAGTTCAGTGAGCTGGCCACCAAGTGCATCATCAAGATTGTGGAGTTTGCCAAGCGGCTGCCCGGCTTTACAGGGCTCAGCATTGCTGACCAGATTACTCTGCTCAAGGCCGCCTGCCTGGACATCCTG ATGCTTCGGATCTGCACAAGGTACACCCCGGAGCAGGACACCATGACCTTCTCTGACGGGCTGACCCTGAACCGGACTCAGATGCACAACGCTGGCTTTGGACCCCTCACTGACCTCGTCTTTGCCTTTGCTGGGCAGCTCCTGCCACTGGAGATGGATGACACAGAGACCGGGCTGCTCAGTGCCATCTGCCTCATCTGCGGAG ACCGCATGGACCTGGAGGAACCTGAAAAAGTGGACAAGCTACAGGAGCCACTGCTGGAAGCCCTGAGGCTCTAtgcccggcggcggcggcccagCCAGCCCTACATGTTCCCAAGGATGCTCATGAAAATCACTGACCTCCGGGGCATCAGCACCAAGG GAGCAGAAAGGGCCATTACCCTGAAGATGGAGATTCCAGGCCCGATGCCTCCCCTGATTCGAGAGATGCTGGAGAACCCTGAAATGTTTGAGGACGACTCCTCGCAGACCGGTCCCCACCCCAAGGCCTCTAGCAAGGATGAGGTTCCAGGGGGCCAGGGCAAAGGGGGCCGGAGCCCtcagcctgaccagggcccctgA
- the ITGB7 gene encoding integrin beta-7 isoform X1: MVALSMVLVFLLIMSRIKSELDAKISSPGEATEWGDPDLSLPGSCQPAPSCKKCILSHPSCAWCKQLNFTASGEAEERRCASREELLARGCPPGELEEPHGQQEVLQDQPLSQGSRGGEGATQLAPQRVRVTLRPGEPQQLQVRFLRAEGYPVDLYYLMDLSYSMKDDLEFVRQLGHALLVRLQEVTQSVRIGFGSFVDKTVLPFVSTVPSKLRHPCPTRLERCQPPFSFHHVLSLTGDAKAFEREVGRQSVSGNLDSPEGGFDAILQAALCQEQIGWRNVSRLLVFTSDDTFHTAGDGKLGGIFMPSDGHCHLDSNGLYSRSPEFELSKLIPKSAVGELSENSSNVVQLIMDAYNSLSSTVTLEHSPLPPGVHISYKSQCGGHEKRAGEPGARGQCNHVRINQTVNFLVTFQATRCLPEPHFLRFRALGFSEELTVELRTLCDCNCNDTQLRAPHCSDGHGHLQCGVCSCNPGRLGRLCECSEAELSSPDLESGCRGPNGTGPLCSGKGRCQCGRCSCSGQSSGRLCECDDASCERHEGILCGGFGLCRCGVCHCHANRTGRACECSGDTDGCVSPEGRFCSGHGHCKCNRCQCLDGYYGALCDQCPGCKTPCERHRDCAECGAFGTGLLATNCSMACAHTNVTLALAPMLDDGWCKERTLDNQLFFFLVEEEAGGRVMLSVRPQEKGADHTQAIVLGCVGGIVAVGLGLVLAYRLSVEIYDRREYNRFEKERQQPNWKQDRNPLYKSAITTTINPRFQAPESPLL; the protein is encoded by the exons ATGGTGGCTTTGTCAATGGTTCTTGTTTTCCTGCTGATTATGAGCAGAATTAAGAGTGAATTGGACGCCAAGATCTCATCCCCAGGGGAGGCCACAGAATGGGGTGATCCTGATCTGTCCCTGCCGGGATcctgccagccagccccatcctGCAAGAAATGCATCTTGTCACATCCAAGCTGTGCATGGTGCAAGCAACTG AACTTCACAGCGTCAGGGGAGGCGGAGGAGCGGCGCTGCGCCTCGCGTGAGGAGCTGCTGGCTCGCGGTTGCCCCCCAGGGGAGCTGGAAGAGCCCCACGGCCAGCAGGAGGTGCTGCAGGACCAGCCGCTCAGCCAGGGCTCCCGGGGCGGTGAGGGGGCCACTCAGCTGGCACCGCAGCGGGTGCGGGTCACGCTGCGTCCCG GGGAGCCCCAGCAGCTGCAGGTCCGCTTCCTCCGTGCCGAGGGGTACCCTGTGGACCTGTACTACCTTATGGACCTGAGCTACTCCATGAAGGACGACCTGGAGTTCGTGCGCCAGCTCGGGCACGCCCTGCTTGTGCGCCTGCAGGAGGTCACCCAGTCTGTGCGCATCG gctttGGCTCCTTTGTGGACAAAACGGTCCTGCCCTTCGTGAGCACGGTGCCCTCCAAGCTTCGCCATCCCTGTCCCACCCGACTGGAGCGCTGCCAGCCCCCCTTCAGCTTTCATCACGTGCTATCCCTGACAGGGGACGCGAAGGCCTTCGAGCGGGAGGTGGGGCGCCAGAGTGTGTCTGGCAACCTGGACTCACCTGAGGGTGGCTTTGATGCCATTCTACAGGCTGCGCTCTGCCAG GAGCAGATTGGCTGGAGAAATGTGTCTCGGCTGCTGGTGTTCACTTCAGATGACACGTTCCACACAGCTGGGGATGGCAAGTTGGGTGGCATTTTTATGCCCAGTGATGGGCACTGCCACTTGGACAGCAATGGCCTCTATAGTCGAAGCCCAGAGTTT GAGCTGAGTAAGCTGATCCCTAAGTCCGCAGTGGGGGAGCTGAGTGAGAACTCCAGCAATGTGGTACAGCTCATCATGGACGCTTATAAT AGTCTGTCATCCACTGTGACCCTCGAACACTCTCCACTCCCTCCGGGGGTCCACATCTCTTACAAATCTCAGTGTGGGGGTCATGAGAAGAGGGCTGGTGAGCCTGGGGCCCGGGGCCAGTGCAACCATGTCCGAATCAACCAGACG GTGAATTTTTTGGTTACTTTCCAAGCTACCCGCTGTCTCCCAGAGCCCCATTTTCTGAGGTTCCGAGCTCTTGGCTTCTCAGAAGAGCTGACTGTGGAGTTGCGCACACTGTGTGATTGCAACTGCAATGACACCCAGCTCCGAGCGCCCCACTGCAGTGACGGCCATGGGCACCTACAATGCGGGGTGTGCAG CTGTAACCCAGGTCGCCTGGGTCGACTCTGTGAGTGCTCTGAGGCTGAGCTGTCCTCCCCAGATCTGGAATCGGGGTGCCGGGGCCCCAATGGGACAGGGCCCCTGTGCAGTGGGAAAGGACGATGCCAGTGTGGACGCTGCAGCTGCAGTGGACAGAGCTCTGGGCGCCTGTGCGAGTGTGATGACGCCAGCTGTGAGCGACATGAGGGCATCCTCTGTGGAG GCTTTGGCCTCTGCCGATGTGGAGTGTGTCACTGTCACGCCAACCGCACGGGCAGAGCGTGCGAGTGCAGTGGGGACACGGATGGCTGTGTCAGTCCTGAGGGAAGGTTCTGCAGTGGGCATGGACATTGCAAATGCAACCGCTGCCAGTGCTTGGACGGCTACTACGGTGCCCTATGTGATCAGTGCCCAGGCTGCAAGACACCATGCGAGAGACACAG GGACTGTGCAGAGTGTGGGGCCTTTGGGACCGGTCTCCTGGCCACCAATTGCAGCATGGCTTGTGCCCATACCAACGTGACTCTGGCTTTGGCCCCTATGCTGGATGATGGCTGGTGCAAAGAGAGGACCCTGGACAACCAGCTGTTCTTCTTCCTGGTGGAGGAGGAAGCCGGAGGCAGGGTCATGCTGAGCGTGAGACCCCAAGAGA AGGGAGCAGACCACACCCAGGCCATTGTGCTAGGCTGTGTGGGGGGCATCGTGGCAGTAGGATTGGGGCTGGTCCTGGCTTACCGGCTCTCAGTGGAAATCTATGACCGCCGAGAATACAATCGCTTTGAGAAGGAGCGGCAGCAGCCCAACTGGAAGCAG GACAGAAATCCTCTCTACAAAAGCGCCATCACGACCACCATTAACCCCCGCTTCCAAGCTCCAGAGAGTCCTCTTCTCTGA
- the ITGB7 gene encoding integrin beta-7 isoform X2, whose translation MVALSMVLVFLLIMSRIKSELDAKISSPGEATEWGDPDLSLPGSCQPAPSCKKCILSHPSCAWCKQLNFTASGEAEERRCASREELLARGCPPGELEEPHGQQEVLQDQPLSQGSRGGEGATQLAPQRVRVTLRPGEPQQLQVRFLRAEGYPVDLYYLMDLSYSMKDDLEFVRQLGHALLVRLQEVTQSVRIGFGSFVDKTVLPFVSTVPSKLRHPCPTRLERCQPPFSFHHVLSLTGDAKAFEREVGRQSVSGNLDSPEGGFDAILQAALCQEQIGWRNVSRLLVFTSDDTFHTAGDGKLGGIFMPSDGHCHLDSNGLYSRSPEFDYPSVGQVAQALSAANIQPIFAVTSATLPVYQELSKLIPKSAVGELSENSSNVVQLIMDAYNSLSSTVTLEHSPLPPGVHISYKSQCGGHEKRAGEPGARGQCNHVRINQTVNFLVTFQATRCLPEPHFLRFRALGFSEELTVELRTLCDCNCNDTQLRAPHCSDGHGHLQCGVCSCNPGRLGRLCECSEAELSSPDLESGCRGPNGTGPLCSGKGRCQCGRCSCSGQSSGRLCECDDASCERHEGILCGGFGLCRCGVCHCHANRTGRACECSGDTDGCVSPEGRFCSGHGHCKCNRCQCLDGYYGALCDQCPGCKTPCERHRDCAECGAFGTGLLATNCSMACAHTNVTLALAPMLDDGWCKERTLDNQLFFFLVEEEAGGRVMLSVRPQEKGADHTQAIVLGCVGGIVAVGLGLVLAYRLSVEIYDRREYNRFEKERQQPNWKQDRNPLYKSAITTTINPRFQAPESPLL comes from the exons ATGGTGGCTTTGTCAATGGTTCTTGTTTTCCTGCTGATTATGAGCAGAATTAAGAGTGAATTGGACGCCAAGATCTCATCCCCAGGGGAGGCCACAGAATGGGGTGATCCTGATCTGTCCCTGCCGGGATcctgccagccagccccatcctGCAAGAAATGCATCTTGTCACATCCAAGCTGTGCATGGTGCAAGCAACTG AACTTCACAGCGTCAGGGGAGGCGGAGGAGCGGCGCTGCGCCTCGCGTGAGGAGCTGCTGGCTCGCGGTTGCCCCCCAGGGGAGCTGGAAGAGCCCCACGGCCAGCAGGAGGTGCTGCAGGACCAGCCGCTCAGCCAGGGCTCCCGGGGCGGTGAGGGGGCCACTCAGCTGGCACCGCAGCGGGTGCGGGTCACGCTGCGTCCCG GGGAGCCCCAGCAGCTGCAGGTCCGCTTCCTCCGTGCCGAGGGGTACCCTGTGGACCTGTACTACCTTATGGACCTGAGCTACTCCATGAAGGACGACCTGGAGTTCGTGCGCCAGCTCGGGCACGCCCTGCTTGTGCGCCTGCAGGAGGTCACCCAGTCTGTGCGCATCG gctttGGCTCCTTTGTGGACAAAACGGTCCTGCCCTTCGTGAGCACGGTGCCCTCCAAGCTTCGCCATCCCTGTCCCACCCGACTGGAGCGCTGCCAGCCCCCCTTCAGCTTTCATCACGTGCTATCCCTGACAGGGGACGCGAAGGCCTTCGAGCGGGAGGTGGGGCGCCAGAGTGTGTCTGGCAACCTGGACTCACCTGAGGGTGGCTTTGATGCCATTCTACAGGCTGCGCTCTGCCAG GAGCAGATTGGCTGGAGAAATGTGTCTCGGCTGCTGGTGTTCACTTCAGATGACACGTTCCACACAGCTGGGGATGGCAAGTTGGGTGGCATTTTTATGCCCAGTGATGGGCACTGCCACTTGGACAGCAATGGCCTCTATAGTCGAAGCCCAGAGTTT GACTACCCCTCTGTGGGTCAGGTAGCCCAGGCTCTCTCTGCAGCAAACATCCAGCCCATTTTTGCTGTCACCAGTGCCACACTGCCCGTCTACCAG GAGCTGAGTAAGCTGATCCCTAAGTCCGCAGTGGGGGAGCTGAGTGAGAACTCCAGCAATGTGGTACAGCTCATCATGGACGCTTATAAT AGTCTGTCATCCACTGTGACCCTCGAACACTCTCCACTCCCTCCGGGGGTCCACATCTCTTACAAATCTCAGTGTGGGGGTCATGAGAAGAGGGCTGGTGAGCCTGGGGCCCGGGGCCAGTGCAACCATGTCCGAATCAACCAGACG GTGAATTTTTTGGTTACTTTCCAAGCTACCCGCTGTCTCCCAGAGCCCCATTTTCTGAGGTTCCGAGCTCTTGGCTTCTCAGAAGAGCTGACTGTGGAGTTGCGCACACTGTGTGATTGCAACTGCAATGACACCCAGCTCCGAGCGCCCCACTGCAGTGACGGCCATGGGCACCTACAATGCGGGGTGTGCAG CTGTAACCCAGGTCGCCTGGGTCGACTCTGTGAGTGCTCTGAGGCTGAGCTGTCCTCCCCAGATCTGGAATCGGGGTGCCGGGGCCCCAATGGGACAGGGCCCCTGTGCAGTGGGAAAGGACGATGCCAGTGTGGACGCTGCAGCTGCAGTGGACAGAGCTCTGGGCGCCTGTGCGAGTGTGATGACGCCAGCTGTGAGCGACATGAGGGCATCCTCTGTGGAG GCTTTGGCCTCTGCCGATGTGGAGTGTGTCACTGTCACGCCAACCGCACGGGCAGAGCGTGCGAGTGCAGTGGGGACACGGATGGCTGTGTCAGTCCTGAGGGAAGGTTCTGCAGTGGGCATGGACATTGCAAATGCAACCGCTGCCAGTGCTTGGACGGCTACTACGGTGCCCTATGTGATCAGTGCCCAGGCTGCAAGACACCATGCGAGAGACACAG GGACTGTGCAGAGTGTGGGGCCTTTGGGACCGGTCTCCTGGCCACCAATTGCAGCATGGCTTGTGCCCATACCAACGTGACTCTGGCTTTGGCCCCTATGCTGGATGATGGCTGGTGCAAAGAGAGGACCCTGGACAACCAGCTGTTCTTCTTCCTGGTGGAGGAGGAAGCCGGAGGCAGGGTCATGCTGAGCGTGAGACCCCAAGAGA AGGGAGCAGACCACACCCAGGCCATTGTGCTAGGCTGTGTGGGGGGCATCGTGGCAGTAGGATTGGGGCTGGTCCTGGCTTACCGGCTCTCAGTGGAAATCTATGACCGCCGAGAATACAATCGCTTTGAGAAGGAGCGGCAGCAGCCCAACTGGAAGCAG GACAGAAATCCTCTCTACAAAAGCGCCATCACGACCACCATTAACCCCCGCTTCCAAGCTCCAGAGAGTCCTCTTCTCTGA
- the ZNF740 gene encoding zinc finger protein 740 isoform X3 — protein MKEASLLACEGLAGVSLVPTAASKKMMLSQMASKQAENGERTGSSEVLRCSSQGHRKDSDKSRSRKDEDSLAETSHSKKTVKKVVVVEQNGSFQVKIPKNFVCEHCFGAFRSSYHLKRHILIHTGEKPFECDVCDMRFIQKYHLERHKRVHSGEKPYQCERCHQCFSRTDRLLRHKRMCQGCQSKTSDGQFSL, from the exons ATGAAGGAG GCAAGTCTCCTGGCTTGTGAAGGCCTAGCAGGTGTGAGTTTGgttcccactgcagccagcaagaAGATGATGCTGAGCCAGATGGCCAGCAAGCAGGCCGAGAACGGAGAGCGGACAGGTAGCTCTGAAGTGCTGAGGTGCTCCAGTCAG GGCCACCGAAAAGACAGTGATAAGTCCCGGAGCCGCAAAGATGAAGACAGCTTGGCTGAGACCTCTCATTCAAAAAAGACTGTTAAAAAG GTTGTAGTAGTGGAACAAAATGGTTCTTTTCAAGTAAAGATTCCCAAAAATTTTGTTTGTGAACACTGCTTTGGAGCCTTTCGGAGCAGTTACCACCTCAAGAGGCACATCCTTATTCATACCG GTGAGAAGCCATTTGAGTGTGATGTCTGTGATATGCGCTTCATTCAGAAGTACCACTTGGAGCGTCACAAGCGTGTGCACAGTGGTGAAAAGCCCTACCAGTGTGAACGGTGTCATCAG TGTTTTTCTCGGACAGATCGATTACTCAGACACAAACGGATGTGCCAAGGGTGCCAGTCCAAGACTTCCGACGGGCAGTTTTCTCTATAG
- the ZNF740 gene encoding zinc finger protein 740 isoform X2 yields the protein MAQASLLACEGLAGVSLVPTAASKKMMLSQMASKQAENGERTGSSEVLRCSSQGHRKDSDKSRSRKDEDSLAETSHSKKTVKKVVVVEQNGSFQVKIPKNFVCEHCFGAFRSSYHLKRHILIHTGEKPFECDVCDMRFIQKYHLERHKRVHSGEKPYQCERCHQCFSRTDRLLRHKRMCQGCQSKTSDGQFSL from the exons ATGGCTCAG GCAAGTCTCCTGGCTTGTGAAGGCCTAGCAGGTGTGAGTTTGgttcccactgcagccagcaagaAGATGATGCTGAGCCAGATGGCCAGCAAGCAGGCCGAGAACGGAGAGCGGACAGGTAGCTCTGAAGTGCTGAGGTGCTCCAGTCAG GGCCACCGAAAAGACAGTGATAAGTCCCGGAGCCGCAAAGATGAAGACAGCTTGGCTGAGACCTCTCATTCAAAAAAGACTGTTAAAAAG GTTGTAGTAGTGGAACAAAATGGTTCTTTTCAAGTAAAGATTCCCAAAAATTTTGTTTGTGAACACTGCTTTGGAGCCTTTCGGAGCAGTTACCACCTCAAGAGGCACATCCTTATTCATACCG GTGAGAAGCCATTTGAGTGTGATGTCTGTGATATGCGCTTCATTCAGAAGTACCACTTGGAGCGTCACAAGCGTGTGCACAGTGGTGAAAAGCCCTACCAGTGTGAACGGTGTCATCAG TGTTTTTCTCGGACAGATCGATTACTCAGACACAAACGGATGTGCCAAGGGTGCCAGTCCAAGACTTCCGACGGGCAGTTTTCTCTATAG
- the ZNF740 gene encoding zinc finger protein 740 isoform X1 — MGRDLEASLLACEGLAGVSLVPTAASKKMMLSQMASKQAENGERTGSSEVLRCSSQGHRKDSDKSRSRKDEDSLAETSHSKKTVKKVVVVEQNGSFQVKIPKNFVCEHCFGAFRSSYHLKRHILIHTGEKPFECDVCDMRFIQKYHLERHKRVHSGEKPYQCERCHQCFSRTDRLLRHKRMCQGCQSKTSDGQFSL, encoded by the exons ATGGGCAGAGACTTAGAG GCAAGTCTCCTGGCTTGTGAAGGCCTAGCAGGTGTGAGTTTGgttcccactgcagccagcaagaAGATGATGCTGAGCCAGATGGCCAGCAAGCAGGCCGAGAACGGAGAGCGGACAGGTAGCTCTGAAGTGCTGAGGTGCTCCAGTCAG GGCCACCGAAAAGACAGTGATAAGTCCCGGAGCCGCAAAGATGAAGACAGCTTGGCTGAGACCTCTCATTCAAAAAAGACTGTTAAAAAG GTTGTAGTAGTGGAACAAAATGGTTCTTTTCAAGTAAAGATTCCCAAAAATTTTGTTTGTGAACACTGCTTTGGAGCCTTTCGGAGCAGTTACCACCTCAAGAGGCACATCCTTATTCATACCG GTGAGAAGCCATTTGAGTGTGATGTCTGTGATATGCGCTTCATTCAGAAGTACCACTTGGAGCGTCACAAGCGTGTGCACAGTGGTGAAAAGCCCTACCAGTGTGAACGGTGTCATCAG TGTTTTTCTCGGACAGATCGATTACTCAGACACAAACGGATGTGCCAAGGGTGCCAGTCCAAGACTTCCGACGGGCAGTTTTCTCTATAG
- the ZNF740 gene encoding zinc finger protein 740 isoform X5 translates to MMLSQMASKQAENGERTGSSEVLRCSSQGHRKDSDKSRSRKDEDSLAETSHSKKTVKKVVVVEQNGSFQVKIPKNFVCEHCFGAFRSSYHLKRHILIHTGEKPFECDVCDMRFIQKYHLERHKRVHSGEKPYQCERCHQCFSRTDRLLRHKRMCQGCQSKTSDGQFSL, encoded by the exons ATGATGCTGAGCCAGATGGCCAGCAAGCAGGCCGAGAACGGAGAGCGGACAGGTAGCTCTGAAGTGCTGAGGTGCTCCAGTCAG GGCCACCGAAAAGACAGTGATAAGTCCCGGAGCCGCAAAGATGAAGACAGCTTGGCTGAGACCTCTCATTCAAAAAAGACTGTTAAAAAG GTTGTAGTAGTGGAACAAAATGGTTCTTTTCAAGTAAAGATTCCCAAAAATTTTGTTTGTGAACACTGCTTTGGAGCCTTTCGGAGCAGTTACCACCTCAAGAGGCACATCCTTATTCATACCG GTGAGAAGCCATTTGAGTGTGATGTCTGTGATATGCGCTTCATTCAGAAGTACCACTTGGAGCGTCACAAGCGTGTGCACAGTGGTGAAAAGCCCTACCAGTGTGAACGGTGTCATCAG TGTTTTTCTCGGACAGATCGATTACTCAGACACAAACGGATGTGCCAAGGGTGCCAGTCCAAGACTTCCGACGGGCAGTTTTCTCTATAG
- the ZNF740 gene encoding zinc finger protein 740 isoform X4, which yields MGRDLEASLLACEGLAGVSLVPTAASKKMMLSQMASKQAENGERTGSSEVLRCSSQGHRKDSDKSRSRKDEDSLAETSHSKKTVKKVVVVEQNGSFQVKIPKNFVCEHCFGAFRSSYHLKRHILIHTGEKPFECDVCDMRFIQKYHLERHKRVHSGEKPYQCERCHQNTGTKAP from the exons ATGGGCAGAGACTTAGAG GCAAGTCTCCTGGCTTGTGAAGGCCTAGCAGGTGTGAGTTTGgttcccactgcagccagcaagaAGATGATGCTGAGCCAGATGGCCAGCAAGCAGGCCGAGAACGGAGAGCGGACAGGTAGCTCTGAAGTGCTGAGGTGCTCCAGTCAG GGCCACCGAAAAGACAGTGATAAGTCCCGGAGCCGCAAAGATGAAGACAGCTTGGCTGAGACCTCTCATTCAAAAAAGACTGTTAAAAAG GTTGTAGTAGTGGAACAAAATGGTTCTTTTCAAGTAAAGATTCCCAAAAATTTTGTTTGTGAACACTGCTTTGGAGCCTTTCGGAGCAGTTACCACCTCAAGAGGCACATCCTTATTCATACCG GTGAGAAGCCATTTGAGTGTGATGTCTGTGATATGCGCTTCATTCAGAAGTACCACTTGGAGCGTCACAAGCGTGTGCACAGTGGTGAAAAGCCCTACCAGTGTGAACGGTGTCATCAG AACACTGGAACGAAAGCTCCATGA
- the ZNF740 gene encoding zinc finger protein 740 isoform X6, whose translation MGRDLEASLLACEGLAGVSLVPTAASKKMMLSQMASKQAENGERTGSSEVLRCSSQGHRKDSDKSRSRKDEDSLAETSHSKKTVKKVVVVEQNGSFQVKIPKNFVCEHCFGAFRSSYHLKRHILIHTGEKPFECDVCDMRFIQKYHLERHKRVHSGEKPYQCERCHQN comes from the exons ATGGGCAGAGACTTAGAG GCAAGTCTCCTGGCTTGTGAAGGCCTAGCAGGTGTGAGTTTGgttcccactgcagccagcaagaAGATGATGCTGAGCCAGATGGCCAGCAAGCAGGCCGAGAACGGAGAGCGGACAGGTAGCTCTGAAGTGCTGAGGTGCTCCAGTCAG GGCCACCGAAAAGACAGTGATAAGTCCCGGAGCCGCAAAGATGAAGACAGCTTGGCTGAGACCTCTCATTCAAAAAAGACTGTTAAAAAG GTTGTAGTAGTGGAACAAAATGGTTCTTTTCAAGTAAAGATTCCCAAAAATTTTGTTTGTGAACACTGCTTTGGAGCCTTTCGGAGCAGTTACCACCTCAAGAGGCACATCCTTATTCATACCG GTGAGAAGCCATTTGAGTGTGATGTCTGTGATATGCGCTTCATTCAGAAGTACCACTTGGAGCGTCACAAGCGTGTGCACAGTGGTGAAAAGCCCTACCAGTGTGAACGGTGTCATCAG AACTGA